Proteins from a genomic interval of Rubinisphaera italica:
- a CDS encoding DUF2256 domain-containing protein: MSHKKPHLPSKVCPVCNRPFSWRKKWERCWEQVRYCSDACRKKSKQPNPSGK; this comes from the coding sequence GTGTCTCATAAAAAGCCTCACCTCCCATCAAAAGTTTGTCCAGTCTGTAATCGTCCATTCTCATGGAGAAAGAAGTGGGAACGTTGCTGGGAGCAAGTCAGGTATTGTTCTGATGCTTGCCGCAAAAAAAGTAAACAACCTAATCCAAGTGGGAAGTGA
- a CDS encoding DUF3050 domain-containing protein — protein sequence MSRIQHLLTQIAPHRNALINHAVYNHLNNLDAFHTFMEHHVYAVWDFMSLLKSLQNQFACTTVPWHPSSDASACRMINEIVLAEESDEDGRGGFASHFELYCRSMKTCGASVDGIEKFLFNLKHMTLHEALISSDIPQPAVIFIQSTFEIIDSYDPIAITSAFTFGREDLLPNVFQRIVDELNVKTDGRMDEFKYYLERHIGLDGDEHGPMANRLIEQLCQDDEQKWIVVEQAAIKTLVARKQLWDAILSSIVKS from the coding sequence GTGTCTCGAATCCAACACCTCCTCACCCAAATCGCACCACATCGAAACGCTTTGATTAATCATGCTGTCTACAACCACTTGAACAATCTCGATGCATTTCACACTTTCATGGAACATCATGTTTATGCGGTGTGGGACTTTATGTCACTGCTCAAGTCGTTGCAAAATCAATTTGCATGCACCACAGTTCCTTGGCATCCATCGTCAGATGCATCAGCCTGTCGGATGATCAATGAAATCGTCTTGGCTGAAGAGAGTGATGAAGATGGAAGAGGTGGCTTTGCCAGTCACTTCGAACTCTACTGTCGATCCATGAAAACCTGTGGTGCAAGCGTTGATGGAATTGAAAAGTTCCTTTTCAATCTGAAACACATGACATTACATGAGGCATTGATCTCCTCCGATATTCCCCAACCAGCAGTAATCTTCATCCAGAGCACCTTCGAGATCATTGATTCTTACGATCCTATAGCGATTACCTCCGCTTTCACTTTTGGACGGGAAGATTTACTACCCAATGTCTTCCAACGAATTGTTGATGAGCTTAATGTGAAAACAGATGGTAGAATGGATGAGTTCAAATATTATCTCGAACGACACATTGGACTGGATGGGGACGAGCATGGACCGATGGCAAACCGTCTTATTGAACAGTTATGCCAAGACGATGAGCAGAAATGGATTGTTGTGGAACAAGCTGCGATAAAAACATTGGTTGCAAGAAAACAGTTGTGGGATGCGATATTGAGCAGCATTGTTAAAAGTTGA